In one window of Denticeps clupeoides chromosome 2, fDenClu1.1, whole genome shotgun sequence DNA:
- the LOC114784366 gene encoding F-actin-monooxygenase Mical isoform X6, with product MEVKGILRRTQSLRNVSSDSKLSISDAGLRDRQKSVSQLVAEYRFSVKRKPVDSGQEKQEPTPLIIYTPPIDKKAIKPAPPVEKNDIQSRPGLPDEVRPLQRSRSMNSLPRWGSVSTNALRELFESKVTTPKVLRHKSMTPKTPAENGNVRVFDDGKKDSEEHTDKEKVLKGTEKAVKSRHLERQTSTGAFDLGRTSEELCNNEKHTPAAGSGDSDIFYGWDKSAISVKALSALYLSKVAAFGSSIKPAQYSGVPGSKATKFQPAVQDMCAACQRPVYPMEKMVADKFIFHNNCFCCKHCKKKLSLHNFTPLYGEFYCIFHYQQLFRTKGNYDEGFGHTQHKNRWLQRNIDDGDLIKTPCDYSTK from the exons ATGGAGGTGAAAGGCATTCTGAGGAGGACTCAGTCTCTCAGGAACGTCTCCAGTGACAGCAAGCTGTCCATCTCTGATGCGGGACTCAGGGACAGGCAGAAGTCAGTCTCCCAGCTGGTGGCAGA ATATCGGTTTTCTGTGAAAAGAAAGCCAGTTGATTCCGGGCAGGAAAAACAAGAG CCAACTCCTCTGATTATATACACCCCTCCAATTGACAAAAAAGCGATCAAACCTGCACctcctgtggaaaaaaatgacattcagtCACGGCCCGGCCTGCCGGATGAGGTCCGGCCGCTCCAGCGAAGCAGGTCCATGAACAGCTTGCCCAGGTGGGGGAGCGTCAGCACCAATGCACTAAGGGAACTCTTTGAGTCTAAGGTGACCACCCCAAAAGTGCTGAGGCACAAATCCATGACCCCAAAGACCCCTGCAGAGAATGGGAACGTGCGGGTCTTTGATGATGGAAAGAAGGATTCAGAGGAGCATACAGATAAAGAAAAAGTCCTTAAGGGTACAGAAAAG GCTGTGAAATCCAGACACCTAGAGAGACAGACATCTACAGGGGCCTTTGATCTTGGGAGGACTTCTGAAGAACTATGCAACA ATGAGAAGCATACACCAGCTGCTGGCTCTGGAGACAGCGACATCTTCTATGGATGGGACAAATCAGCCATTTCCGTAAAAGCACTTTCTGCTCTCTATCTGTCAAAAGTAGCAGCTTTTGGCAGCTCCATAAAACCA GCACAATATTCAGGTGTTCCTGGGTCTAAAGCAACTAAG TTCCAGCCAGCCGTGCAGGACATGTGCGCCGCATGCCAGAGGCCGGTGTACCCAATGGAGAAGATGGTGGCAGATAAGTTCATTTTTCACAACAACTGTTTCTGCTGCAAACACTGCAAAAAGAAGCTGAG TCTTCACAACTTCACCCCACTTTATGGAGAATTCTACTGCATATTCCATTACCAGCAACTTTTCAGGACAAAAGGCAACTATGACGAAGGCTTTGGACACACTCAACATAAGAATCGCTGGTTACAGAGGAACATCGACGACGGTGACCTTATTAAGACCCCATGCGACTATTCAACcaaatga
- the LOC114784366 gene encoding uncharacterized protein LOC114784366 isoform X7, translated as MEVKGILRRTQSLRNVSSDSKLSISDAGLRDRQKSVSQLVAEYRFSVKRKPVDSGQEKQEPTPLIIYTPPIDKKAIKPAPPVEKNDIQSRPGLPDEVRPLQRSRSMNSLPRWGSVSTNALRELFESKVTTPKVLRHKSMTPKTPAENGNVRVFDDGKKDSEEHTDKEKVLKGTEKAVKSRHLERQTSTGAFDLGRTSEELCNNEKHTPAAGSGDSDIFYGWDKSAISVKALSALYLSKVAAFGSSIKPAQYSGVPGSKATKFQPAVQDMCAACQRPVYPMEKMVADKFIFHNNCFCCKHCKKKLRPRRR; from the exons ATGGAGGTGAAAGGCATTCTGAGGAGGACTCAGTCTCTCAGGAACGTCTCCAGTGACAGCAAGCTGTCCATCTCTGATGCGGGACTCAGGGACAGGCAGAAGTCAGTCTCCCAGCTGGTGGCAGA ATATCGGTTTTCTGTGAAAAGAAAGCCAGTTGATTCCGGGCAGGAAAAACAAGAG CCAACTCCTCTGATTATATACACCCCTCCAATTGACAAAAAAGCGATCAAACCTGCACctcctgtggaaaaaaatgacattcagtCACGGCCCGGCCTGCCGGATGAGGTCCGGCCGCTCCAGCGAAGCAGGTCCATGAACAGCTTGCCCAGGTGGGGGAGCGTCAGCACCAATGCACTAAGGGAACTCTTTGAGTCTAAGGTGACCACCCCAAAAGTGCTGAGGCACAAATCCATGACCCCAAAGACCCCTGCAGAGAATGGGAACGTGCGGGTCTTTGATGATGGAAAGAAGGATTCAGAGGAGCATACAGATAAAGAAAAAGTCCTTAAGGGTACAGAAAAG GCTGTGAAATCCAGACACCTAGAGAGACAGACATCTACAGGGGCCTTTGATCTTGGGAGGACTTCTGAAGAACTATGCAACA ATGAGAAGCATACACCAGCTGCTGGCTCTGGAGACAGCGACATCTTCTATGGATGGGACAAATCAGCCATTTCCGTAAAAGCACTTTCTGCTCTCTATCTGTCAAAAGTAGCAGCTTTTGGCAGCTCCATAAAACCA GCACAATATTCAGGTGTTCCTGGGTCTAAAGCAACTAAG TTCCAGCCAGCCGTGCAGGACATGTGCGCCGCATGCCAGAGGCCGGTGTACCCAATGGAGAAGATGGTGGCAGATAAGTTCATTTTTCACAACAACTGTTTCTGCTGCAAACACTGCAAAAAGAAGCTGAG ACCACGCAGACGCTGA
- the LOC114784366 gene encoding xin actin-binding repeat-containing protein 1 isoform X3 → MAEEAQSQQRQISERNLKDDLPHRAEIQTLHLTPSPSSQEAITTLYLQRQKCELKRLLKHTCPELKTLDRVVDLELAEILEPEITAVDIGYQGEVQSRRWIFENCALKHMQEDPGNEAHLLERGDLVEESRRARSLQERSVESVYKKQGPANTNQLMTFLSMSSEVSTKGSMYENSVDENIIGGIAKSRQKRIKKESRDVLKKGFEGKPQFKDGISDSVIQALDDISKDKTSVTQAQEHVAETTEMYTGICEVKEAFERKILETSICGSGGGNFSAENPKHEIGHECSKVKSGKNVNSPNHNATQDKMQTANVKDRAHLFESTPIDQINLIEGSKAADDSVQTNLTSLYCFSVIHSSGTVIEEKEAGNIGIATYNLSPGQHPNIHHEEVVTGNVKNIMLRLLPRGTLKPQVTFLKEDSEGNVDIKQIDVPIHQLSFTERQEKAYWTASLVQITEDLLNQEESVRKGVVIQGSSQRCNEVMVYSLYEHEEKAQTGPLKQEEKNIDDCSKDNVVHEVRKERMVSTSSWPSATRQQNEVPCLFHLEDCERGKVKLFKSFMEKGEREYLKTLKETVSDGDLTSTPAEVANNNAASTGESLLDVESPQTQEGLKNTLDSASTQTLTQNSVVKAHECVEHGNLNDGPPKRSQGATEVHKQKEIHKTTTDEGTVFQAELVDVVDDEISDLQMAILSLQLATIEAKALQHRIQERQEAKSNVGNSNGQEKPLQTERPKEDSMYVVLQKEAYSPMKSQASGRVDEDRQESSPSKMNSFDSSDSHHTLENSETPTEGHIQTTHMHLQNTTEVFSSMTEKDQGQRGNFQAALNSLGKSSFNVTKGDFKAAMIYRNAGKSYEQRRKKRDLEAVSKQNDALADLPDETKLAATSSVPEGEQVTAEGLNKATATVTCLSRPTNQPTSSAAANQHPTSSQNPIRKDRKPRGPKPALPPKPAFLRKSLEPNQGQELPSCKGAECKYMNSTGEESEPDHHMLVDTLGHHTYNIIHSTEVISAASQVQKNSTGTCCNSFEKSSDSAEDVSAELHKPGSSIVKTKPVKPKRMGKLKDGGSSQCSTKSHVPLCSTLQDVNIQKDHCDERANK, encoded by the coding sequence ATGGCTGAGGAAGCCCAAAGCCAACAAAGACAGATTTCTGAGAGAAACCTGAAAGATGATCTACCTCATAGGGCTGAAATCCAAACCCTACAcctcacaccttcaccatcCTCTCAAGAGGCAATCACAACACTGTACCTGCAGCGGCAGAAATGTGAGTTGAAACGACTCCTTAAGCACACATGCCCGGAGCTGAAGACCCTGGACAGGGTGGTGGACCTGGAGCTGGCTGAAATCCTCGAGCCAGAGATCACAGCTGTGGACATTGGATACCAGGGTGAGGTCCAGTCCAGGCGCTGGATATTTGAGAACTGTGCTCTCAAACACATGCAGGAAGATCCTGGCAATGAAGCACATTTGCTGGAGAGAGGGGATTTGGTGGAAGAGTCTAGAAGAGCCCGTTCCCTGCAGGAGAGGTCTGTGGAAAGtgtgtacaaaaagcaaggtcctGCTAACACAAACCAGCTGATGACATTTCTCTCCATGTCCTCTGAGGTTTCTACAAAAGGAAGCATGTATGAAAATTCAGTAGATGAAAACATCATTGGAGGAATTGCCAAGTCCAGGCAAAAGAGGATTAAAAAGGAATCAAGGGATGTCCTAAAGAAAGGCTTTGAAGGAAAACCACAGTTCAAAGATGGAATTTCTGACAGTGTAATCCAAGCATTGGATGATATCAGCAAAGACAAAACAAGTGTAACCCAAGCCCAGGAGCATGTTGCAGAAACCACCGAAATGTACACAGGCATTTGTGAAGTCAAAGAAGCCTTTGAAAGAAAAATTCTGGAAACGTCTATCTGTGGATCTGGGGGAGGCAATTTCTCAGCTGAAAACCCAAAACATGAAATAGGTCATGAATGTTCAAAAGTTAAGTCAGGTAAAAATGTCAATTCTCCAAACCATAATGCCACCCAAGACAAAATGCAAACAGCAAACGTAAAAGACAGAGCCCACTTGTTTGAGTCTACACCAATTGACCAAATTAACTTGATAGAAGGATCAAAAGCAGCAGATGACAGTGTGCAAACAAACCTGACATCTCTTTATTGCTTCAGTGTTATTCATTCAAGTGGAACTGTAATCGAAGAAAAGGAGGCTGGCAACATTGGCATAGCCACATACAACTTGTCTCCAGGGCAGCATCCCAATATTCACCACGAGGAGGTGGTAACTGGTAATGTCAAGAACATTATGCTTCGCCTGCTGCCCAGAGGAACGCTGAAGCCCCAGGTGACCTTTTTGAAAGAGGACAGCGAGGGAAATGTGGACATAAAACAGATAGATGTCCCCATCCATCAGCTTTCATTCACAGAGAGGCAGGAAAAGGCGTACTGGACTGCTAGTTTGGTCCAGATCACTGAGGATCTGCTCAATCAGGAGGAGTCTGTGAGAAAGGGAGTTGTAATACAAGGTTCATCACAACGATGTAATGAGGTAATGGTTTATTCACTCTATGAACATGAAGAAAAAGCTCAGACTGGACCTTTGaaacaagaagaaaagaacATTGATGATTGCTCAAAAGATAACGTGGTCCATGAAGTAAGAAAAGAAAGGATGGTGTCAACTAGCAGCTGGCCATCAGCTACAAGACAGCAAAATGAGGTTCCCTGTTTGTTCCACTTAGAAGACTGTGAAAGAGGTAAAGTGAAACTATTCAAAAGCTTCATGGAAAAGGGAGAACGGGAGTATCTGAAAACGCTTAAGGAAACAGTGTCAGATGGAGATCTGACTTCAACTCCTGCTGAGGTTGCAAATAATAATGCTGCCTCCACTGGAGAGAGTCTTCTGGATGTTGAATCACCCCAAACCCAAGAAGGCTTGAAGAACACTTTAGACTCTGCTTCCACTCAAACATTAACCCAGAACTCTGTAGTGAAGGCACATGAATGTGTGGAACATGGAAACCTCAATGATGGTCCCCCAAAGAGGTCACAAGGTGCAACAGAAGTACACAAGCAAAAGGAAATACATAAGACTACCACAGATGAAGGAACTGTCTTCCAAGCTGAGCTAGTAGACGTAGTGGACGATGAGATAAGTGACCTTCAAATGGCCATTTTAAGTCTTCAACTGGCCACCATAGAGGCAAAGGCTCTACAGCACCGTATCCAAGAGAGACAGGAGGCAAAATCAAATGTAGGGAATTCAAATGGCCAGGAGAAACCTTTACAAACTGAAAGACCCAAGGAAGACTCCATGTATGTCGTACTTCAAAAAGAAGCTTATAGCCCCATGAAAAGTCAAGCCAGTGGACGGGTCGATGAGGACAGGCAGGAGTCGAGTCCATCTAAAATGAACAGTTTCGATTCTTCAGATTCACACCACACTTTAGAAAACAGTGAGACTCCAACAGAAGGTCACATACAAACAACTCATATGCACTTACAAAATACAACTGAAGTATTTTCATCAATGACAGAAAAAGATCAGGGTCAGAGGGGCAATTTTCAGGCAGCTCTCAATTCTCTTGGGAAGTCCAGCTTTAATGTAACTAAAGGAGATTTCAAAGCAGCAATGATTTACAGGAATGCTGGCAAATCCTACgagcagaggaggaaaaaaagagatctGGAAGCTGTATCCAAGCAGAATGATGCATTGGCTGACCTTCCAGATGAAACCAAATTAGCTGCTACTTCATCAGTACCTGAAGGGGAACAAGTGACCGCTGAAGGACTGAATAAGGCAACAGCAACGGTGACCTGTTTAAGCCGACCCACTAATCAACCCACAAGCTCTGCAGCGGCAAACCAACACCCTACTTCATCACAGAATCCAAttagaaaagacagaaaacctCGCGGCCCAAAGCCAGCACTTCCTCCGAAGCCAGCCTTCCTTAGAAAGAGCCTGGAACCCAACCAAGGGCAGGAGCTGCCATCTTGTAAAGGTGCTGAGTGTAAATACATGAACAGCACTGGAGAGGAGTCTGAACCAGACCACCACATGCTTGTTGACACACTGGGCCACCATACATATAACATAATTCATAGCACTGAGGTGATCAGTGCTGCCTCTCAAGTGCAGAAGAACAGCACAGGGACTTGCTGCAATAGTTTTGAGAAAAGCTCAGATTCAGCTGAGGACGTTTCAGCAGAATTACACAAACCTGGATCCTCCATAGTCAAGACCAAACCAGTTAAACCGAAAAGAATGGGTAAGCTTAAGGATGGAGGTTCATCACAGTGTTCGACAAAAAGCCATGTTCCCCTATGTAGTACTTTACAAGATGTAAACATACAGAAAGACCACTGTGATGAGAGGGCAAATaagtga
- the LOC114784366 gene encoding xin actin-binding repeat-containing protein 1 isoform X1, which yields MEVKGILRRTQSLRNVSSDSKLSISDAGLRDRQKSVSQLVAEYRFSVKRKPVDSGQEKQEPTPLIIYTPPIDKKAIKPAPPVEKNDIQSRPGLPDEVRPLQRSRSMNSLPRWGSVSTNALRELFESKVTTPKVLRHKSMTPKTPAENGNVRVFDDGKKDSEEHTDKEKVLKGTEKAVKSRHLERQTSTGAFDLGRTSEELCNNEKHTPAAGSGDSDIFYGWDKSAISVKALSALYLSKVAAFGSSIKPAQYSGVPGSKATKMAEEAQSQQRQISERNLKDDLPHRAEIQTLHLTPSPSSQEAITTLYLQRQKCELKRLLKHTCPELKTLDRVVDLELAEILEPEITAVDIGYQGEVQSRRWIFENCALKHMQEDPGNEAHLLERGDLVEESRRARSLQERSVESVYKKQGPANTNQLMTFLSMSSEVSTKGSMYENSVDENIIGGIAKSRQKRIKKESRDVLKKGFEGKPQFKDGISDSVIQALDDISKDKTSVTQAQEHVAETTEMYTGICEVKEAFERKILETSICGSGGGNFSAENPKHEIGHECSKVKSGKNVNSPNHNATQDKMQTANVKDRAHLFESTPIDQINLIEGSKAADDSVQTNLTSLYCFSVIHSSGTVIEEKEAGNIGIATYNLSPGQHPNIHHEEVVTGNVKNIMLRLLPRGTLKPQVTFLKEDSEGNVDIKQIDVPIHQLSFTERQEKAYWTASLVQITEDLLNQEESVRKGVVIQGSSQRCNEVMVYSLYEHEEKAQTGPLKQEEKNIDDCSKDNVVHEVRKERMVSTSSWPSATRQQNEVPCLFHLEDCERGKVKLFKSFMEKGEREYLKTLKETVSDGDLTSTPAEVANNNAASTGESLLDVESPQTQEGLKNTLDSASTQTLTQNSVVKAHECVEHGNLNDGPPKRSQGATEVHKQKEIHKTTTDEGTVFQAELVDVVDDEISDLQMAILSLQLATIEAKALQHRIQERQEAKSNVGNSNGQEKPLQTERPKEDSMYVVLQKEAYSPMKSQASGRVDEDRQESSPSKMNSFDSSDSHHTLENSETPTEGHIQTTHMHLQNTTEVFSSMTEKDQGQRGNFQAALNSLGKSSFNVTKGDFKAAMIYRNAGKSYEQRRKKRDLEAVSKQNDALADLPDETKLAATSSVPEGEQVTAEGLNKATATVTCLSRPTNQPTSSAAANQHPTSSQNPIRKDRKPRGPKPALPPKPAFLRKSLEPNQGQELPSCKGAECKYMNSTGEESEPDHHMLVDTLGHHTYNIIHSTEVISAASQVQKNSTGTCCNSFEKSSDSAEDVSAELHKPGSSIVKTKPVKPKRMGKLKDGGSSQCSTKSHVPLCSTLQDVNIQKDHCDERANK from the exons ATGGAGGTGAAAGGCATTCTGAGGAGGACTCAGTCTCTCAGGAACGTCTCCAGTGACAGCAAGCTGTCCATCTCTGATGCGGGACTCAGGGACAGGCAGAAGTCAGTCTCCCAGCTGGTGGCAGA ATATCGGTTTTCTGTGAAAAGAAAGCCAGTTGATTCCGGGCAGGAAAAACAAGAG CCAACTCCTCTGATTATATACACCCCTCCAATTGACAAAAAAGCGATCAAACCTGCACctcctgtggaaaaaaatgacattcagtCACGGCCCGGCCTGCCGGATGAGGTCCGGCCGCTCCAGCGAAGCAGGTCCATGAACAGCTTGCCCAGGTGGGGGAGCGTCAGCACCAATGCACTAAGGGAACTCTTTGAGTCTAAGGTGACCACCCCAAAAGTGCTGAGGCACAAATCCATGACCCCAAAGACCCCTGCAGAGAATGGGAACGTGCGGGTCTTTGATGATGGAAAGAAGGATTCAGAGGAGCATACAGATAAAGAAAAAGTCCTTAAGGGTACAGAAAAG GCTGTGAAATCCAGACACCTAGAGAGACAGACATCTACAGGGGCCTTTGATCTTGGGAGGACTTCTGAAGAACTATGCAACA ATGAGAAGCATACACCAGCTGCTGGCTCTGGAGACAGCGACATCTTCTATGGATGGGACAAATCAGCCATTTCCGTAAAAGCACTTTCTGCTCTCTATCTGTCAAAAGTAGCAGCTTTTGGCAGCTCCATAAAACCA GCACAATATTCAGGTGTTCCTGGGTCTAAAGCAACTAAG ATGGCTGAGGAAGCCCAAAGCCAACAAAGACAGATTTCTGAGAGAAACCTGAAAGATGATCTACCTCATAGGGCTGAAATCCAAACCCTACAcctcacaccttcaccatcCTCTCAAGAGGCAATCACAACACTGTACCTGCAGCGGCAGAAATGTGAGTTGAAACGACTCCTTAAGCACACATGCCCGGAGCTGAAGACCCTGGACAGGGTGGTGGACCTGGAGCTGGCTGAAATCCTCGAGCCAGAGATCACAGCTGTGGACATTGGATACCAGGGTGAGGTCCAGTCCAGGCGCTGGATATTTGAGAACTGTGCTCTCAAACACATGCAGGAAGATCCTGGCAATGAAGCACATTTGCTGGAGAGAGGGGATTTGGTGGAAGAGTCTAGAAGAGCCCGTTCCCTGCAGGAGAGGTCTGTGGAAAGtgtgtacaaaaagcaaggtcctGCTAACACAAACCAGCTGATGACATTTCTCTCCATGTCCTCTGAGGTTTCTACAAAAGGAAGCATGTATGAAAATTCAGTAGATGAAAACATCATTGGAGGAATTGCCAAGTCCAGGCAAAAGAGGATTAAAAAGGAATCAAGGGATGTCCTAAAGAAAGGCTTTGAAGGAAAACCACAGTTCAAAGATGGAATTTCTGACAGTGTAATCCAAGCATTGGATGATATCAGCAAAGACAAAACAAGTGTAACCCAAGCCCAGGAGCATGTTGCAGAAACCACCGAAATGTACACAGGCATTTGTGAAGTCAAAGAAGCCTTTGAAAGAAAAATTCTGGAAACGTCTATCTGTGGATCTGGGGGAGGCAATTTCTCAGCTGAAAACCCAAAACATGAAATAGGTCATGAATGTTCAAAAGTTAAGTCAGGTAAAAATGTCAATTCTCCAAACCATAATGCCACCCAAGACAAAATGCAAACAGCAAACGTAAAAGACAGAGCCCACTTGTTTGAGTCTACACCAATTGACCAAATTAACTTGATAGAAGGATCAAAAGCAGCAGATGACAGTGTGCAAACAAACCTGACATCTCTTTATTGCTTCAGTGTTATTCATTCAAGTGGAACTGTAATCGAAGAAAAGGAGGCTGGCAACATTGGCATAGCCACATACAACTTGTCTCCAGGGCAGCATCCCAATATTCACCACGAGGAGGTGGTAACTGGTAATGTCAAGAACATTATGCTTCGCCTGCTGCCCAGAGGAACGCTGAAGCCCCAGGTGACCTTTTTGAAAGAGGACAGCGAGGGAAATGTGGACATAAAACAGATAGATGTCCCCATCCATCAGCTTTCATTCACAGAGAGGCAGGAAAAGGCGTACTGGACTGCTAGTTTGGTCCAGATCACTGAGGATCTGCTCAATCAGGAGGAGTCTGTGAGAAAGGGAGTTGTAATACAAGGTTCATCACAACGATGTAATGAGGTAATGGTTTATTCACTCTATGAACATGAAGAAAAAGCTCAGACTGGACCTTTGaaacaagaagaaaagaacATTGATGATTGCTCAAAAGATAACGTGGTCCATGAAGTAAGAAAAGAAAGGATGGTGTCAACTAGCAGCTGGCCATCAGCTACAAGACAGCAAAATGAGGTTCCCTGTTTGTTCCACTTAGAAGACTGTGAAAGAGGTAAAGTGAAACTATTCAAAAGCTTCATGGAAAAGGGAGAACGGGAGTATCTGAAAACGCTTAAGGAAACAGTGTCAGATGGAGATCTGACTTCAACTCCTGCTGAGGTTGCAAATAATAATGCTGCCTCCACTGGAGAGAGTCTTCTGGATGTTGAATCACCCCAAACCCAAGAAGGCTTGAAGAACACTTTAGACTCTGCTTCCACTCAAACATTAACCCAGAACTCTGTAGTGAAGGCACATGAATGTGTGGAACATGGAAACCTCAATGATGGTCCCCCAAAGAGGTCACAAGGTGCAACAGAAGTACACAAGCAAAAGGAAATACATAAGACTACCACAGATGAAGGAACTGTCTTCCAAGCTGAGCTAGTAGACGTAGTGGACGATGAGATAAGTGACCTTCAAATGGCCATTTTAAGTCTTCAACTGGCCACCATAGAGGCAAAGGCTCTACAGCACCGTATCCAAGAGAGACAGGAGGCAAAATCAAATGTAGGGAATTCAAATGGCCAGGAGAAACCTTTACAAACTGAAAGACCCAAGGAAGACTCCATGTATGTCGTACTTCAAAAAGAAGCTTATAGCCCCATGAAAAGTCAAGCCAGTGGACGGGTCGATGAGGACAGGCAGGAGTCGAGTCCATCTAAAATGAACAGTTTCGATTCTTCAGATTCACACCACACTTTAGAAAACAGTGAGACTCCAACAGAAGGTCACATACAAACAACTCATATGCACTTACAAAATACAACTGAAGTATTTTCATCAATGACAGAAAAAGATCAGGGTCAGAGGGGCAATTTTCAGGCAGCTCTCAATTCTCTTGGGAAGTCCAGCTTTAATGTAACTAAAGGAGATTTCAAAGCAGCAATGATTTACAGGAATGCTGGCAAATCCTACgagcagaggaggaaaaaaagagatctGGAAGCTGTATCCAAGCAGAATGATGCATTGGCTGACCTTCCAGATGAAACCAAATTAGCTGCTACTTCATCAGTACCTGAAGGGGAACAAGTGACCGCTGAAGGACTGAATAAGGCAACAGCAACGGTGACCTGTTTAAGCCGACCCACTAATCAACCCACAAGCTCTGCAGCGGCAAACCAACACCCTACTTCATCACAGAATCCAAttagaaaagacagaaaacctCGCGGCCCAAAGCCAGCACTTCCTCCGAAGCCAGCCTTCCTTAGAAAGAGCCTGGAACCCAACCAAGGGCAGGAGCTGCCATCTTGTAAAGGTGCTGAGTGTAAATACATGAACAGCACTGGAGAGGAGTCTGAACCAGACCACCACATGCTTGTTGACACACTGGGCCACCATACATATAACATAATTCATAGCACTGAGGTGATCAGTGCTGCCTCTCAAGTGCAGAAGAACAGCACAGGGACTTGCTGCAATAGTTTTGAGAAAAGCTCAGATTCAGCTGAGGACGTTTCAGCAGAATTACACAAACCTGGATCCTCCATAGTCAAGACCAAACCAGTTAAACCGAAAAGAATGGGTAAGCTTAAGGATGGAGGTTCATCACAGTGTTCGACAAAAAGCCATGTTCCCCTATGTAGTACTTTACAAGATGTAAACATACAGAAAGACCACTGTGATGAGAGGGCAAATaagtga